In Dehalococcoidia bacterium, a single window of DNA contains:
- a CDS encoding enoyl-CoA hydratase/isomerase family protein, with amino-acid sequence MSFQFLTLQRQDKVAVLTLNRPDKRNALSVALRNEIDACLADLEADDGVSVVVITGAGPVFCAGFDRNEFFQREPEQLKAFIESTDRFHLRLMNFPKPLVAAINGPAMGGGLDLAALCDVRIAADTAIFAHPEIKFGAPTLYGPLAEIIGGGLARDLCLTGRHIDAQEALRIGLVSAVVPADRLMEEALAVARSIAEAPLATLKRVKAMIIARYCWRYTPGEDFFATLQI; translated from the coding sequence ATGAGCTTCCAGTTCCTGACTCTGCAAAGGCAGGACAAGGTGGCTGTCCTGACCCTTAACCGCCCAGATAAGCGCAACGCCCTATCTGTCGCCCTGCGCAACGAGATAGATGCCTGCCTGGCAGATCTGGAGGCAGACGATGGTGTGAGCGTGGTGGTCATAACCGGGGCCGGTCCCGTATTTTGCGCCGGCTTTGACCGCAACGAATTCTTCCAGAGGGAGCCGGAGCAGCTCAAGGCTTTCATCGAGTCCACGGACCGGTTCCATCTCCGCCTGATGAACTTCCCCAAGCCGCTGGTGGCCGCCATCAACGGGCCCGCCATGGGCGGGGGGCTAGACCTGGCCGCCCTGTGCGACGTCCGTATAGCGGCAGACACGGCCATCTTCGCCCACCCCGAGATCAAGTTCGGGGCCCCCACCCTCTATGGGCCCCTGGCCGAGATCATCGGTGGCGGCTTGGCCCGTGACCTATGCCTTACGGGGCGGCACATCGACGCTCAGGAGGCGCTGCGCATCGGCCTGGTGAGCGCTGTGGTGCCAGCAGATAGGCTCATGGAGGAGGCCCTGGCGGTGGCCCGTAGCATCGCTGAAGCCCCCCTCGCCACCCTGAAGCGCGTCAAGGCCATGATCATCGCCCGCTACTGCTGGCGGTACACCCCCGGCGAGGACTTCTTCGCCACCCTCCAGATATGA